A genomic region of Thermodesulfovibrio aggregans contains the following coding sequences:
- a CDS encoding small ribosomal subunit Rsm22 family protein: MKDEDFLKGYLLYFVPVNLSKIYSILKEFFRHPLISNKKDLKIIDIGCGPSPAVLPVFKLFEEGIISSDYIRYAGVELEEKAISFGKEIIEKFKPDNLSVKYEFLKTDASDLKTYVELKELKPDIMIFSNSLGEIFDKKGITQEDFVKFIKYFTYRNENFSLIIIEPATKRSSMRLHKLRDYLINELKLYPYSPCLNNLPCSALQADNWCYEERKWIAPEYLSFLSSVGLQINYLKFSYVILRKDGLNIGDTFSEREVIIKNTSHLLNEKGKSRLWGCWNGKLVDIERLKRDYTEDDQWLKIKKGCYFSVDSYVEISEKKVRLPKNSKIKILYCPELISL; the protein is encoded by the coding sequence ATGAAAGATGAGGATTTCCTCAAAGGTTATCTCTTATATTTTGTTCCTGTCAATTTATCGAAGATATACAGCATTTTAAAGGAATTTTTCAGACATCCTTTAATTTCTAATAAAAAAGATTTAAAAATAATTGATATAGGCTGTGGTCCTTCTCCAGCAGTTCTTCCGGTTTTTAAGTTATTTGAGGAAGGGATAATTTCATCTGATTACATTAGATATGCAGGAGTTGAGTTAGAAGAGAAGGCTATAAGTTTTGGGAAAGAAATAATTGAAAAATTTAAACCAGATAACCTCTCCGTTAAGTATGAGTTTTTAAAAACTGATGCATCTGATTTAAAGACGTACGTTGAGTTGAAAGAATTAAAGCCTGATATAATGATTTTTTCAAATTCTCTTGGCGAAATATTTGATAAAAAGGGGATAACTCAGGAAGACTTTGTAAAATTCATAAAGTATTTTACCTATCGCAATGAAAATTTTAGTTTGATTATTATTGAGCCTGCCACTAAAAGAAGTTCTATGAGACTTCATAAACTCAGAGATTACCTGATTAATGAACTCAAACTTTATCCTTATAGCCCCTGCCTGAATAATCTTCCCTGTTCTGCTCTTCAGGCAGATAATTGGTGTTACGAAGAGAGAAAATGGATTGCTCCAGAATATCTTTCTTTCCTGAGTTCTGTGGGTTTACAGATAAATTATCTTAAATTTAGCTATGTAATTTTAAGAAAGGATGGATTAAATATAGGGGATACTTTTTCAGAACGTGAAGTAATCATAAAGAATACTTCTCATCTTCTAAATGAAAAAGGAAAAAGCAGGCTCTGGGGATGCTGGAATGGAAAATTAGTTGATATTGAGAGACTGAAAAGAGACTATACTGAAGATGACCAATGGTTGAAAATTAAAAAAGGATGTTATTTTTCTGTTGACAGTTATGTAGAAATCTCAGAAAAAAAGGTTCGCCTTCCTAAAAACTCAAAAATAAAAATCCTTTACTGCCCTGAACTAATTTCTTTGTAA
- a CDS encoding KaiC domain-containing protein, translating to MKRETEITEKEFKEYPEPALKAIFTAREALERAPEIVGVPTGIEGLDELFYTTTSKGGKLIKQPLGGIPAYSVFNITGVSDTGKSLMVEQFTVQQAKKGNKVAFITVEAPANFLVAGLKLRAQAMGYDFEKFEDNIILIDAASYGSLRDNIPELLSTLAYVIQNYKVKFTVIDSVTGLFENREMLARVVVRQIFNFLKKWYQTALLVSQKRSGHEELTAEAAGGYAVGHIVDGTIVLAKELVDSAYKSKLYKKEIGEIVRLFRIDGCRLSGHDTKTHFLEITETGLVKILEPIGG from the coding sequence ATGAAAAGAGAAACTGAAATTACAGAAAAAGAATTTAAAGAATATCCTGAGCCTGCACTAAAAGCTATATTTACTGCCAGAGAAGCATTAGAGAGAGCTCCAGAAATAGTAGGAGTTCCAACAGGAATTGAAGGGCTTGATGAACTTTTTTATACTACTACATCAAAAGGCGGTAAACTTATTAAACAACCTCTTGGCGGAATACCTGCCTACTCAGTATTTAATATTACTGGAGTTTCTGATACAGGAAAATCCTTAATGGTTGAACAGTTTACTGTACAGCAGGCAAAGAAAGGAAATAAAGTAGCATTCATAACTGTTGAAGCTCCTGCCAACTTTCTTGTTGCAGGACTTAAGCTGAGAGCACAGGCAATGGGATATGACTTTGAAAAATTTGAAGATAACATAATTTTGATCGATGCTGCATCCTATGGAAGCTTACGGGATAACATTCCTGAACTTCTCTCCACTCTTGCCTATGTAATTCAAAACTATAAAGTCAAATTTACAGTGATTGATTCTGTTACTGGACTTTTTGAAAACAGAGAAATGCTTGCAAGAGTGGTAGTAAGGCAGATATTCAACTTTCTAAAAAAATGGTATCAAACAGCTTTACTTGTATCACAAAAAAGAAGTGGGCATGAAGAGCTTACAGCAGAAGCTGCTGGTGGATATGCAGTTGGACACATTGTTGATGGAACAATTGTATTAGCTAAAGAGCTTGTTGATTCTGCATACAAATCTAAACTTTATAAAAAAGAAATCGGTGAAATAGTAAGACTTTTCAGAATTGATGGATGTAGACTTTCAGGACATGATACAAAAACTCATTTTCTTGAGATAACAGAAACAGGACTTGTAAAAATCCTTGAACCAATTGGAGGGTAA
- a CDS encoding GYD domain-containing protein — MPYYVILSTLTDDGRETLKENPERILEVNKEIEKMGIRVIQQFAVLGPYDFVNIVEAPDNITVMKMSVELGSRGTVQLMTMPAISVEELIKSLKV, encoded by the coding sequence ATGCCTTACTATGTAATTTTAAGCACACTTACAGATGATGGAAGGGAGACATTAAAGGAAAATCCTGAGAGAATTCTTGAGGTGAACAAAGAAATTGAAAAGATGGGGATAAGAGTAATTCAACAGTTCGCAGTGCTTGGTCCATATGACTTCGTAAATATTGTGGAAGCTCCGGATAATATTACAGTAATGAAAATGTCTGTTGAACTTGGTTCAAGAGGCACAGTTCAACTTATGACAATGCCTGCCATTTCAGTGGAGGAATTGATTAAGAGTTTAAAAGTTTAA
- the cutA gene encoding divalent-cation tolerance protein CutA codes for MDYMVVFITASSEDEAVKIAKTLVEEKLAGCVNIIRNVRSIYFWQGKVEDDQEVLMIVKTRSDLFEELEKRVKSLHSYTVPEIIGIKIKKGSENYLNWLDEVTK; via the coding sequence ATGGATTACATGGTAGTTTTTATAACCGCCTCAAGTGAAGATGAAGCAGTAAAAATAGCAAAAACTCTTGTTGAAGAAAAACTTGCAGGTTGTGTAAATATTATCAGAAATGTTCGTTCAATCTATTTCTGGCAGGGTAAAGTTGAGGATGATCAAGAAGTTTTAATGATAGTTAAAACTCGTTCTGACCTATTTGAAGAGCTTGAAAAAAGAGTAAAGTCTCTTCATTCCTACACTGTACCTGAGATCATTGGAATAAAAATTAAAAAAGGCTCTGAAAATTATTTAAACTGGCTTGATGAAGTTACAAAATGA
- a CDS encoding DUF6800 family protein produces the protein MSKRLIDRELRKRRLRREKLKKLREKFKEAKSEDEKKRILEKVSKISPSLKIEQFIASVK, from the coding sequence ATGTCAAAAAGGCTTATTGACAGAGAACTAAGAAAAAGAAGACTTCGCAGAGAAAAATTAAAAAAACTTAGAGAAAAGTTTAAAGAAGCAAAAAGCGAGGATGAAAAGAAGAGGATTCTTGAAAAGGTATCAAAGATTTCTCCATCATTAAAAATTGAGCAGTTCATAGCATCTGTTAAGTAG
- the hisD gene encoding histidinol dehydrogenase produces MLTIKDKTELQRFIKKLRKRSTSEPEIETNVKKILSEVKKRGDKALIKYTKLFDKHTLPLKIEPDEIKEKTKEVSKEIIDALRFAAERIRRFHERQLEKSWQYEEEDITLGQLIRPIERVGAYVPGGKASYPSTVLMNIIPAQVAGVREIAVSVPTPHGELNSTVCAALHLLGIKEVYRVGGAQAVAAMAYGTETIKKVDKIVGPGNIYVATAKKLVFGEVDIDMIAGPSEILIIADSSANPAFVAADMLSQAEHDEMACSILVTTSEKVALEVKKEIARQIKSLPKSEIAKKSLKNFGAIIVVKSLNEACDVANEIAPEHLEVMTEKPDNLLPLLKNAGAIFLGQWTPEPIGDYVAGPNHTLPTSGTARFFSPLGVYDFLKRSSLIKVGKEGFNRLASYVDVLATLEGLQAHANTVKIRKTT; encoded by the coding sequence ATGCTGACTATCAAAGATAAAACTGAGCTTCAAAGATTTATAAAAAAACTCCGTAAAAGGTCAACATCTGAGCCTGAAATTGAGACCAATGTTAAGAAAATCCTCAGTGAAGTTAAAAAAAGAGGAGATAAAGCTCTAATTAAATATACAAAACTGTTTGATAAACACACCCTTCCACTTAAGATTGAACCTGATGAAATTAAAGAAAAGACGAAGGAAGTATCAAAAGAAATAATTGACGCACTCAGGTTTGCTGCAGAAAGAATCCGCAGATTTCACGAGCGACAGCTTGAAAAATCATGGCAGTACGAAGAGGAAGATATTACACTTGGACAGCTAATAAGACCTATTGAAAGAGTTGGAGCCTATGTTCCTGGTGGTAAAGCATCTTATCCATCAACGGTTCTTATGAATATTATCCCTGCTCAGGTTGCAGGAGTAAGAGAAATTGCAGTATCTGTGCCTACCCCACATGGTGAGCTTAATTCAACTGTATGTGCAGCCTTACATCTTCTTGGAATAAAAGAAGTTTACAGAGTAGGTGGAGCACAGGCAGTAGCTGCAATGGCTTATGGAACTGAAACAATTAAGAAAGTTGACAAAATTGTTGGACCCGGGAACATATATGTGGCAACAGCAAAAAAACTTGTTTTCGGTGAAGTTGACATTGACATGATCGCAGGACCGAGTGAGATACTCATTATTGCAGATAGTTCAGCAAATCCAGCCTTTGTAGCTGCCGATATGCTCAGTCAGGCTGAACATGATGAGATGGCATGTAGCATCCTTGTCACAACTTCAGAAAAAGTCGCATTAGAAGTAAAAAAAGAAATAGCAAGGCAGATTAAATCTTTACCAAAGTCGGAAATAGCCAAAAAATCACTAAAAAATTTTGGTGCAATTATAGTTGTTAAATCTTTGAATGAAGCCTGTGATGTTGCCAATGAGATTGCACCAGAACATCTTGAGGTTATGACAGAAAAACCTGACAACCTACTGCCACTTTTGAAAAATGCTGGAGCAATATTTTTAGGTCAGTGGACTCCTGAACCAATAGGGGACTATGTAGCAGGACCCAATCATACTCTTCCAACCTCTGGAACTGCAAGATTTTTCTCACCTTTGGGTGTATATGATTTTCTTAAAAGAAGCTCTTTAATAAAAGTTGGCAAAGAGGGATTCAATAGACTTGCCTCATATGTTGATGTGCTTGCAACCCTTGAGGGACTGCAAGCACATGCCAATACAGTAAAAATTAGAAAGACTACTTAA
- a CDS encoding universal stress protein has translation MHFIYQSICCLKPKRRIKNVEKILVAFDGSQESYKAFDFALKLSKECPEKEREIVLLSVAQPPEPADILEVKAVIDSATEYYKKEFEKILSIAKEYEVKIKTEIVAGHPADQIVRYASENDFDIIIMGQRGMSKIERWLLGSVSRRVATHATCPVVIVK, from the coding sequence ATGCATTTTATTTACCAAAGTATTTGTTGCCTAAAACCAAAAAGGAGGATTAAGAATGTTGAAAAAATTTTAGTTGCCTTTGACGGTTCTCAAGAATCCTACAAAGCCTTTGATTTTGCTTTAAAACTCTCGAAGGAATGTCCGGAAAAGGAAAGAGAAATTGTTCTACTATCTGTAGCCCAGCCACCAGAGCCTGCTGATATTTTAGAAGTTAAAGCAGTTATTGACAGTGCCACGGAATACTATAAGAAGGAATTTGAGAAGATATTGTCAATTGCAAAAGAATATGAAGTGAAAATAAAAACAGAGATAGTAGCCGGACATCCAGCAGACCAGATTGTAAGATATGCTTCTGAGAATGATTTTGACATAATAATCATGGGGCAGAGAGGGATGTCAAAAATTGAAAGATGGCTTCTTGGTTCAGTATCTCGTAGAGTAGCAACACATGCAACATGCCCGGTGGTTATAGTAAAGTGA
- a CDS encoding MFS transporter produces MKPATVFIVLLGFVSLFSDMTYEAARSITGPFLAFLGASATLVGFIAGLGEFIGYALRLFSGWLADKTGKYWSITIVGYLINLLSVPALALVGQWQLAAVLIMAERVGKALRTPARDAMLSHATAEIGRGWGFGLHEAMDQIGAMLGPLIVAAVFYFHGGYREAFGVLLIPAVIAIGILVFARFLYPSPRDLEISKIQIETKGLSKVYWIYLIAVALNGAGYADFPLITYHFKKVATVPEQWIPVFYALAMGIDAMAALIFGHFFDKKGLSILIFSVIISAGFAPLCFLGGFYSAFMGMLLWGIGMGAQESIMRAAVAVLVPKEKRGVGYGVFNTGYGVFWFLGSTALGFLYDFSVSVLIVFSVLLQFSSIPFLFRVRKMLH; encoded by the coding sequence CTGAAGCCAGCCACTGTGTTTATTGTTTTGCTTGGGTTCGTAAGTCTTTTTTCTGATATGACCTATGAGGCTGCAAGAAGCATTACTGGTCCTTTTCTTGCATTTTTAGGAGCAAGTGCGACTTTAGTTGGCTTTATTGCAGGGCTTGGAGAGTTTATTGGATATGCATTAAGGCTTTTTTCAGGATGGCTTGCTGATAAAACAGGTAAATACTGGAGCATAACCATTGTAGGATATCTAATTAATCTCTTAAGCGTTCCTGCGCTTGCTTTAGTGGGACAGTGGCAGCTGGCGGCAGTTTTAATCATGGCTGAAAGAGTTGGCAAAGCTTTAAGAACGCCTGCAAGGGATGCTATGCTAAGTCATGCCACAGCAGAGATTGGGCGTGGATGGGGTTTCGGACTTCATGAGGCAATGGATCAGATTGGAGCAATGCTTGGTCCATTGATAGTGGCAGCGGTATTTTATTTTCACGGTGGATACAGAGAAGCTTTCGGAGTGTTGCTTATTCCAGCTGTTATAGCCATTGGTATCTTAGTTTTTGCAAGGTTTCTTTATCCTTCCCCAAGAGACTTAGAAATATCAAAGATTCAGATTGAAACAAAGGGGTTGAGCAAAGTTTACTGGATTTATCTAATAGCAGTTGCCTTAAATGGTGCAGGATATGCTGATTTTCCATTGATTACCTATCATTTTAAGAAAGTTGCCACAGTGCCTGAACAGTGGATACCTGTTTTTTATGCTCTGGCAATGGGTATTGATGCTATGGCTGCTTTAATCTTTGGACATTTTTTTGATAAAAAAGGACTTTCAATTCTTATTTTTTCAGTGATTATCTCAGCAGGCTTTGCACCTCTTTGTTTTCTTGGAGGATTTTACTCTGCTTTTATGGGAATGCTTCTGTGGGGGATAGGGATGGGAGCACAGGAGTCCATTATGAGAGCTGCTGTTGCGGTTTTAGTTCCAAAGGAAAAAAGAGGAGTTGGATATGGAGTATTTAATACAGGATATGGTGTATTCTGGTTTTTGGGTAGCACTGCTTTAGGTTTTTTATATGATTTTTCGGTTTCTGTTCTGATAGTTTTTTCAGTTCTTCTTCAGTTTTCTTCCATACCCTTTCTTTTCAGGGTAAGAAAAATGTTACACTAA
- a CDS encoding sigma-54-dependent transcriptional regulator produces the protein MTTILIIDDEQLQREILKTILSEEGYNVYTASSLEEARKIINEINPEIILTDLKLGNQNGIEILNSLPQEPYIPAVIVITAFGTISSAVEAIKKGAFDYLTKPLDKEVLLVTIKKAEERMNLIKENLMLRKELYEKFKIDGIIGKSKKMLQVLDIVKKATPTNATVLIYGESGTGKELIAKAIHYNSPRKDKPFIAINCAAIPETLIESELFGYEPGAFTGATNRKIGLIEAADKGTLFLDEIAELPLATQSKLLRVLQEKEIRRIGGKDTIKVDVRIIAATNKNLSVEVEKNRFREDLFYRLKVITVEIPPLRERKEDIPELVNFFIEKYSKEFGKRINGIDNSALEALMCYHWPGNIRQLETVIERAIIICEGEKIRLKDIQDELKISMPRNVFEIDIPDEGINYEELEKELLKKALVKSNYVIAKAARLLGMSYKTFWYRLEKFGLSENFPKKENFLK, from the coding sequence ATGACAACAATACTTATTATAGATGATGAGCAGTTACAGAGAGAAATTTTAAAAACTATTCTTTCAGAAGAAGGTTATAATGTTTATACTGCCTCTTCTTTAGAAGAAGCAAGAAAAATAATTAATGAAATAAACCCGGAGATAATTCTTACTGATCTTAAACTGGGAAATCAAAATGGAATTGAAATACTTAACAGTCTTCCCCAGGAACCATATATCCCTGCTGTAATTGTCATCACTGCCTTTGGAACTATTTCATCTGCAGTTGAGGCAATTAAAAAAGGAGCATTCGATTATCTTACAAAACCTCTTGATAAAGAAGTACTTTTAGTTACTATAAAAAAAGCAGAAGAAAGAATGAATCTTATTAAGGAAAATCTGATGCTAAGAAAAGAGCTTTATGAAAAATTTAAAATAGATGGTATAATTGGAAAATCAAAAAAGATGCTTCAGGTTCTTGACATTGTAAAAAAAGCTACTCCAACAAATGCAACAGTCCTTATATATGGAGAAAGTGGAACGGGTAAAGAGCTTATTGCAAAGGCAATTCATTATAATTCTCCAAGAAAAGACAAACCTTTCATTGCAATAAACTGTGCAGCAATCCCTGAAACATTGATAGAAAGTGAACTATTTGGCTATGAACCAGGAGCTTTTACAGGTGCAACTAACCGGAAAATTGGACTTATAGAAGCTGCAGACAAAGGAACACTTTTTCTTGATGAAATTGCTGAACTTCCACTTGCCACTCAGTCTAAACTTCTCAGAGTGCTTCAAGAAAAAGAAATAAGAAGAATTGGCGGCAAAGATACTATTAAAGTTGATGTGAGAATCATTGCAGCAACCAACAAAAATCTCTCTGTAGAGGTAGAAAAAAATAGATTTAGAGAAGATCTTTTCTATAGACTAAAGGTCATAACAGTTGAAATACCTCCATTGAGAGAAAGAAAAGAAGACATACCGGAGTTAGTAAATTTCTTTATTGAAAAATACTCAAAAGAATTTGGCAAAAGGATTAATGGAATTGACAATTCAGCATTGGAAGCATTAATGTGTTATCACTGGCCAGGAAACATCAGACAACTGGAAACAGTTATTGAAAGAGCAATAATTATCTGTGAAGGAGAAAAAATCAGATTAAAAGATATTCAGGATGAACTAAAAATTTCCATGCCAAGAAATGTCTTTGAAATAGATATACCTGATGAAGGAATAAACTATGAAGAGCTTGAAAAAGAGCTCCTTAAAAAAGCACTTGTTAAATCTAACTATGTTATCGCAAAGGCTGCGAGATTACTTGGGATGAGCTACAAGACATTCTGGTACAGACTTGAAAAATTCGGTCTTTCTGAAAATTTCCCTAAAAAGGAAAACTTCCTTAAATGA
- a CDS encoding sensor histidine kinase has translation MKAYYNTLYMIMNILDRLSLKWKFILLLLLLNFTLMSMLYLFYTQTERRLLKEIENQTADLTKAIQIGVEEVTRGGSNKLAEYVKKLNTKGIKEISIISNQQEIIASTNPQNIGKPVTHRKKELIIKAELGEPVFEEENVYNVIVPVIAGNVQYGYIHLRINKDDFSKILKTNAIKRMITTLIIFSLGIIVTYIISSRYTRPIDTLTEAAIKVAQGDFNYRLNINRKDEIGKIAESFNFMIQKLQENQMLHERLREAEHLAAIGQLSRTIAHEIRNPLNFINLSIDHLIEKLKKEDKNNSNHINLLEKMKQEIYRVNNLITEYLEYVKPLKLNKKVANIIEIIEDVVSIIEATAEKEGINIYKDYTVDFTVNVDVDLIKSCFLNIITNAIYAMRDSEVKNLFIKTELVDDNILIKISDTGSGVPEEVIDKIFEPFFSTKRDGLGLGLPLAKKVIEEHGGTIEFSSKLGQGTEVKIYIPV, from the coding sequence GTGAAAGCATACTATAATACATTATACATGATTATGAATATCCTTGATAGATTATCCTTGAAGTGGAAGTTTATATTACTTTTGCTTTTACTTAACTTCACTTTAATGTCCATGCTCTATTTATTTTATACTCAGACTGAGAGAAGACTTTTAAAGGAAATAGAAAATCAAACCGCTGATCTTACAAAGGCTATTCAAATAGGAGTTGAAGAGGTGACTCGTGGAGGGTCAAATAAGCTTGCAGAATATGTCAAAAAACTCAATACAAAAGGCATAAAAGAAATCTCTATAATTAGCAATCAACAGGAAATAATTGCAAGCACCAATCCACAAAATATAGGGAAACCAGTAACTCACAGGAAGAAAGAATTAATAATTAAAGCTGAGCTTGGTGAACCAGTTTTTGAAGAAGAAAATGTATATAATGTAATAGTTCCTGTAATAGCTGGCAATGTTCAATATGGTTATATACATTTGAGAATTAATAAAGACGATTTTTCAAAAATCCTTAAAACAAATGCAATTAAAAGAATGATAACAACTTTAATTATATTTTCCTTAGGAATAATCGTGACTTATATAATTTCTTCGAGATATACAAGACCAATTGATACTTTAACTGAAGCTGCTATAAAAGTTGCGCAGGGTGACTTTAATTACAGACTTAACATTAACAGAAAAGATGAAATAGGTAAAATAGCAGAAAGTTTTAATTTTATGATTCAGAAACTTCAGGAAAACCAGATGCTACATGAAAGACTTAGAGAGGCAGAACATCTTGCAGCTATTGGACAACTCAGCCGCACAATCGCTCATGAAATAAGAAATCCTCTTAATTTCATAAATTTAAGCATTGATCATCTAATAGAAAAGCTAAAAAAAGAAGATAAAAACAACAGCAACCATATAAATTTACTTGAAAAGATGAAACAGGAAATCTATAGAGTAAACAATCTAATCACTGAATATCTTGAATATGTAAAACCCTTGAAACTAAATAAAAAAGTTGCAAATATTATCGAAATAATTGAAGATGTTGTATCAATTATTGAAGCAACAGCAGAAAAGGAAGGGATAAACATTTACAAAGATTATACGGTTGATTTTACTGTAAATGTAGATGTAGATTTGATAAAAAGCTGCTTCTTAAACATAATAACAAATGCGATATATGCAATGAGAGACTCTGAAGTGAAAAATCTCTTTATTAAAACAGAACTTGTAGATGACAATATTTTAATTAAAATATCTGACACAGGTTCTGGGGTACCTGAAGAGGTTATTGATAAAATTTTTGAACCATTCTTTTCTACTAAACGAGACGGATTAGGACTCGGGCTTCCTTTAGCAAAAAAAGTTATAGAAGAGCATGGTGGAACAATAGAATTTTCAAGCAAATTAGGACAGGGCACCGAAGTAAAAATCTATATTCCGGTTTAA
- a CDS encoding YggS family pyridoxal phosphate-dependent enzyme, translating to MLSQRISSVYKRITYAALRAGRNPEEIKLIAVTKSHGIDKIKEAAQLGLRIFGENRVQEAKDKIEDLKEFFNKWRMNIEWHMIGHLQSNKVKDAVRLFELIHSVDSEKLASMIDREAEKIGKVQRILIQVKLSDEESKFGIKPEDTEKLIEFCSKLSNIKLEGLMTIPPYFENPEDVRPYFKKLRQMKEELVQKGYSLRELSMGMSHDFEVAIEEGATMVRIGTALFGERIN from the coding sequence ATGCTTTCACAAAGAATATCATCTGTCTATAAGAGAATAACCTATGCTGCACTTAGGGCAGGAAGAAATCCAGAAGAGATTAAACTTATTGCTGTTACAAAATCCCATGGTATTGATAAAATAAAAGAGGCAGCACAGCTTGGATTAAGAATTTTTGGAGAAAACAGGGTTCAGGAAGCAAAGGATAAAATAGAAGATTTAAAAGAATTTTTTAATAAATGGAGAATGAACATTGAATGGCACATGATAGGGCATCTCCAGAGTAATAAAGTAAAAGATGCTGTGAGACTTTTTGAACTAATTCATTCAGTCGATTCTGAAAAGCTTGCATCAATGATAGATAGAGAAGCAGAAAAAATTGGTAAAGTTCAAAGAATTTTAATTCAGGTAAAATTATCGGACGAAGAATCAAAGTTTGGAATAAAACCTGAAGACACTGAAAAATTAATAGAATTTTGTTCTAAACTTTCCAATATTAAATTAGAAGGGCTTATGACAATTCCACCATATTTTGAAAATCCTGAAGATGTAAGACCCTATTTCAAAAAACTAAGACAAATGAAAGAGGAATTAGTTCAAAAAGGATACTCTCTCAGAGAGTTATCAATGGGTATGTCTCATGATTTTGAAGTAGCAATTGAGGAAGGTGCTACGATGGTAAGAATAGGCACAGCCCTTTTTGGGGAAAGAATAAATTAG
- the proC gene encoding pyrroline-5-carboxylate reductase: MIGFIGGGNMAEALIRGLVKQGKRNIVVSEPIEERRRYLENCYGIKTTLSNPEVVNLADIVVIAVKPQNIKEVLEEIKDTVTEKHTVVSIAAGIPLSLLQKHLKTDKLIRAMPNLAATVGEAMTVLALCECLEMKVVAPVRDIFMSVGKVITLPEHYMNLVTALSGSGPGFLCYIVEEFINVSTEAGFPEDVARELIIQTFIGTAKLLDSGLPPDKIRQKVTSPGGTTEAGLKILSDGTLKEVLFKTLQAAARRAQELSMQD; encoded by the coding sequence ATGATAGGTTTTATAGGTGGTGGTAATATGGCAGAAGCCCTTATAAGAGGGCTTGTTAAACAGGGTAAGAGAAATATTGTTGTATCCGAACCAATTGAGGAAAGAAGGAGATATCTTGAAAACTGCTATGGAATTAAAACAACTCTATCAAATCCAGAAGTTGTTAATTTAGCTGACATTGTAGTGATTGCGGTTAAACCACAAAACATAAAAGAAGTGCTTGAAGAGATTAAAGATACTGTTACAGAGAAACATACTGTGGTTTCTATTGCTGCAGGAATTCCTTTAAGTTTATTACAGAAACATCTAAAAACAGATAAACTTATAAGAGCTATGCCTAACCTTGCAGCTACTGTTGGAGAAGCCATGACTGTTCTTGCTCTCTGTGAATGCCTTGAGATGAAAGTGGTAGCTCCAGTAAGAGATATCTTCATGAGTGTGGGAAAAGTAATAACACTACCAGAGCACTATATGAATCTTGTTACTGCATTGTCTGGTAGTGGACCTGGATTTTTATGCTATATAGTTGAAGAATTTATCAATGTTTCAACAGAAGCAGGTTTCCCTGAAGATGTGGCAAGGGAGTTAATCATTCAGACATTTATTGGAACAGCAAAGCTTCTTGATAGCGGACTTCCACCTGATAAAATCAGGCAGAAGGTGACATCTCCAGGGGGCACAACAGAGGCAGGATTAAAGATTTTATCTGATGGAACACTGAAAGAAGTGCTTTTTAAAACATTGCAGGCAGCAGCAAGAAGAGCTCAAGAACTTAGCATGCAGGACTGA
- a CDS encoding YggT family protein — MFIIGNLIIALANVLDISLTIYSLIVIISAVLSWVNPDPYNPVVRFLHSVTEPVFRPIRRLLPFRLPIDISPIIVLLIIYFLQIFLISSLIELGYRIKGGNI, encoded by the coding sequence ATGTTTATAATTGGTAATCTTATAATTGCACTGGCAAATGTTTTAGATATTTCTCTTACAATTTATAGCCTTATCGTAATTATTTCAGCAGTACTGAGCTGGGTAAATCCAGATCCATACAATCCAGTAGTTAGATTTCTACATTCTGTAACAGAGCCTGTTTTTAGACCGATAAGAAGGTTACTGCCTTTTAGACTACCTATTGATATTTCACCAATAATTGTATTGCTAATTATATATTTTTTACAGATTTTTTTAATATCAAGCCTTATTGAGCTTGGTTATAGAATAAAAGGAGGAAACATATGA